The following DNA comes from Erigeron canadensis isolate Cc75 chromosome 3, C_canadensis_v1, whole genome shotgun sequence.
CACcgaagaagaaggaagaaggaggaAGAAGATCCAACGGTGCCTACCCACACAAATATGAAATATCACAGATTATTGTTGGTGTCAATTCATATGCCTACCGACATGGATAAAAGGAAGCCAGGAAGGAGAAAATGGAACATATTCTTGACTTGTTAAAGACACATTTTCAATGACATAAACACAGTATGATAATTTCCTCGACTTTAATGAATACAAGAAAGCATCTTGCCTTGACTAtatcttttagttttttactatataaaaaagCAAGGGATGCAAAGAGATAACATTTGGAAACAGATTTTATTTGCTAGTAGGAGACCAATATTTGATTAGTTCATGATTACTATTCTGTACCATTTTCAGACAATCACACATATGTACCATGCCCATTGTATCTTAGCTGACGTGATAAATGACAACTTATTAGAAGGGTTTTCTTGCAATGCGACGGTCGTGTAATAGTAGCGGCGACGACTGGTAGTAATGTTGGCGGCGACGGGTGGCTGTGAGTAGTGtatgttattgatgtaaatgaattgataaatatttattttaagagttgaggtaaatattgtaaattatttcactAATAGTATTTGTGGTACATCAACCTAaggaaagaaaatatataatagaaaaacAGGGGTAAAATAAGCACTTTAACTTATCACTTAAAAAAAGGAGAAAGGGTTGATTTGCTTTAACAAGAAATTTAAATGTGATTATCagttatcattttaatttttttttttctcaatacATATTATAAAAGGATATAATATAATTCTTAAACGTtaatatattcaatagactTTGAAACTAAAGTTAATATGTTTGTAAaataatatctatctataatctataatctatgTACAATTTGACACAAACATGAATACAACCTTTCTTCAATATAAGAATAGGACTGCAAATACGTCAAGATTTTATGATAGAGATATAAATACGAGCACAAAATGTGAAACGTGTCGAGTATGATTATATTATTAACTCAACACAAAATCTGTAGGAGCTTTGTAAACGAGTCGAGTATGATTTCTAACATATATTCTCGAGTATTAAGATCATAGTGTACATTTTGAAGCTTTTGCATCAAGTTTGAGATTTTTTCGAGTTAGAATTCATATCTGTATCAACAAGACTagtaaaattagaaaatttatttctaaaaaaggataataatataatatatatctaataatgggacaaactagaaaatacacaaTAGAAATCAAGATATGGTTCCATCTTAGTTATAGCCCACACTCCTACCAAATGGGCTTTATTACCCAATTTAAAACTTTCACCTCCCCCACCACTCAATCCAAGTTGCCACTTTATTTGTCCCTATTGTCCCTACCTTTCATACACACACTTAAAGCTCTACCAACTAGAAGTTAAAACAACACTCTTTCTACAGCTTACTTGTGAGCCCATGCCCTTTTCCTTTTTCCATATATACTCTTTCACTTCATATCAAAGGTGCCATCACATCTTCTTCTTATATTTCTATAACTCCCCAAACCCCACTTTTAACACATAATTATGAAGATCCAATGCGATGTTTGTCACAAATCCGAAGCAGTCGTTTACTGCACTGCCGACGAGGCATCTCTTTGCAACGCTTGTGACCACCGTGTTCACCATGCTAATAAACTTGCTAGCAAACATCCTCGTTTCTCTTTACTCAATCCTTCTTTTAAAGACTCCCCTCGTTGCGATATTTGTCAGGTACAAATTTTCTTAATGTGTGTGCATGCactttattttaaaacaaacaaataagcAGTTTTAAATAATAGACAAATTAACTGTTTATTTAAAACTGCTTATTTCATCCTCAAATTAAATAGGAGTCCTATTAATTACTAACCAACTAAACAGTTGGATAAACTATCACAAATACAACCAAaagtgtttatttgtttttatcaaaACGCAATAATTAATCCAATCTCATTTCTATGTAAATGATAAGCAGGAGAGGAGAGCTTTTTTGTTTTGCAAAGAAGACCGGGCGATTTTATGTAGAGAATGTGACATTCCAATACACACGGCAAAcgaacacacacaaaaacacactcGGTTTCTTCTCACGGGCGTGAAGCTCTCGACATCATTATCTTGTTATGATAATTCTTCATTTCAACAAACCCCTTGTTCATCAAACTCAAACTGTTCTATTGAAAATGATAGTACAAAAGGTATTGGGGCTAGGAATTATCAAAGGGGAGCTTCAATTAGTCCTAATGATTCGAATTGTAGTATGAGCGGCCATGACCATGAAGAAGGTGGCAGGAGTATTTCCGAGTATTTGATGGAAACACCCGGATGGCATCTTGATGAATTTCTTGATGATCCTTATGGTTTTGgtaattagtttaattaattattatccAAATGAGCACCTTTTGTTTGAATAAaactacaacttttttttttccttcatgtTTTGTGCAAATGTGGCTCTTTGAGAACCTTAATATTTTGGTCGAAAAGTCATTTcacatttaatataatattaatttcgTTTTATTACGGACTATATATGTCAAACAGAAGTTATAATAAGGATCAAGATGACTATTTTTCAATCTAGTCATGCAAAGATTATGTACTGTAGTACTTAAGTAAATATACGTATATACATTCACGTATATTTTCAGTTTATACAACGTTAGCTAGATTATATCTCACAACTCTTTTGATGACGAGTAATCTCAAATACCGCTAGTTTGAAGATATTTTAGTCATAACAATAAATTGCTTGATTTAtagttttttcttcttttctgttTTGAAAACGACAATTTTAATAAAACTATATCTAGCAAGGAGCTAAACAATAAACGAAATTATATAATAGTTAAGAAAGAGGTTTATATCTCTTTAAAATTGGAAAAGATGACATGAATGATAGCCTTTATTATTTTGGGCATATATTAGTATTAAGTTTTGGTCATGGTCCCTTCCCTTTTTGTACgtagtttcattttcaaaaaacttactagtgtaatttaatgtatgaaaaatattctttttgtcTTACACCTCTCATATCATGTTCATTGACAGGTTTATAACAAGCATGCATATTGATGTTGCCATTTATGACATATATATGATCCTGACAGCCACGCCAAAATTTGGGTTGTTAATGGTCACATGAAATGAGCCTTTTGTGTAAATTCCTTATTTTAGAAGATACTTGCCGAAGGGAGTCGTCAATAATAAGTTCAACCGTTCGTCGATACAGATCCGTGAAGATCAAAATAAGAgtttatttttctcatttaatCTTCATCCATCTAAGAGAGCAACATTAACCATAACCCATCATGTACACAAGTACATTGTAAAATTCTCACTTTTTGCCCTTTTGGGTTCTGTTCTGTTTATGGGCCGGTGGattccttttgttttttcttgagTAGTTGGGTCATGGGTTACTTGCTTGGTTTGGGGATTTTTGTGTTCTTCAATTACTTTTtcctttgtattttttttttttttttgttccgtCAAGGAATAAATTTAAGTATTGCTAAAGTAGTGACTATGCAAGTTTGAAACCAATTCTCATAAAAGTGGGTATAGAACTAGTATAACATTTGtagttaaaaaaagttataaatgcACACTGCCtttagagaaagaaaaagaaaaggaaaaagaaaaagaaaaaaagggtaaaagtaatgcagaaaaaaaaaaagttgaatatgAGTATATGATCCCAAAAAGGCTAATCCAACCCAAGTCCCAAGCAAGCCCAACATGAGACACAAAAGACAAAAGTAAACCACAAAATATAGCAATAGACTACAGAGATTATGgcgaaacatatatattatatatagatatagatatagatatagatgcaCAACACAAGGCAACAACGATATATATCTCCCATCTTGATTCTCGaatatttgaatttcttttaaACACAATCCATACATACTACACGACACACACAAGCATCTACACCACCACATGCTCTCATTCTCCACGAGCTTTTGGCTCCAGAACGCGGCTCGGAATGAGAGCGTGCCAATGGCAAAACGAGGGAGAGATTGCCACTAGGGAATTCCCTAAGTTCCCATTGGGAGGCTTAGCTTTGAGTAATTGTCTAGCTAGTTTGAATCAAATTTTATGCATGAGTGTATGATTTCCCTACGCTCATTGGCATGCTTTTAGACTTGCTTAAATGTATTTCCGCATGTTGCAAGAGGCCAAGCTCGGAGTACAGCGTTGGAGTGTTGGACAACATAGTTCCTCGAATTTACAATTTTAGTTGTTTTAcgattaattagttaaaaccGTCTTGATCTATTAATTGACAATATTTACATGCACATTGTTAGTTTTTAGTGCCTAATTTCACAAATCatgttttcatttctttttccaaacATATAAGTAGATGTTCATATAAAGAAAAATCAATAATCCTATTTTGAAGTTCTATATTAAGATCAATCCAATAAGCCCCtactccaattttggtacaatgtaatttttaaaaatttaaataataactttataattttttttctaaagatAAGCAAAAATAAATAGGAAATACATTTACCTTCGTTgttataaacttattatttgaaATTCATTGGTCATCGAAACATTAATGTTGGGATAAATCTCTCTATAAGCAGATAAAAAACttcatttgttttgatttttaatcgaAAGAATAAAGAAAGGTTAAAGAAAAATGTTTTCTTAGTTTGATTATATAAATGTGTAGTACGTCGTTTGTggaaaaattattttctttcaagttattatatatatttaccacaAACAACTAATTATAGTAATGATAATAGTTATgtagaaaagatatatatacaagcCAATTATTAAATATTCGATATATTTTTCGGGTTTCTTGCATTATGATTGAATATGTTTTCATTTGATAAGACCTTGTTCGCCACGTGCGgaccttttttttcaaaataaactagcatttttaaatatgagtgtacAGTGTACACCCGGTGTggggacgaaattcttttgagggtcaattttttttacattttcaaatacgactcttataagtatgacaaacaacTTTTACAATTGCCTCTTCGCGAAAAAAATTCTGGCTCCGTTCCTGTGTACAACATGTTTAATTTGAAACTTGAATCATCTTTCCGCACATAATGTTATAATAACTATATACGGGTATAGTGTCTGCGCGTTGCAGTGGCTAGAaggtgatgacaatataaaagggaggcgtTGGTGGAGATAGAGGGAGGTGGTGGAGATAGAGGGCGGCAGCGGAAggtgatagaaggtcgatgagagtgtataatgattagagagaatgtGGGAAAGGATGATATATAAGGGTTCCATGTATAGGTAGGagtattttgggaagaaaaaaaaaacttaattttaagattttccaatactctttataagggagtatagatatagatatagataatcgagattcaaatgaaaaaaaaaaaaaaaccaattcaAAATGTTCTTTAAAATCCAGTTGCTCGTGAGATCCAAAAGATGAATttgaattttatctttttctttgacTTGGAAAAATGGTCCCCAAATTTAACACAAAGATATGGTGAAGCATGGGTTTTGTGAGATGAAGATCTTTCAAGCTACTGTATACCGTAACTATCGAAACTtctctttttttgaaaaaaaaataaaataagacattaagttttattgtttatcCTAAAAAACagtactattattataaaatgtcTCAATTTTTTACACTTTAAATAATAAGATATTTAATGGACTAATATAAATAGTTGTTAGTTACTTATACTCTGAAGCATTTTTAGCCAAATCCAAGTTTACTAGATCTGGGTTTATATGATAcgaaaaatatcattatatctATCATGTGCAGGTCACATGAATTATGAGATAAAATATTAGACTTGTTACTTGTTAGAAAATGTCATGTGTCACTTGTATTGTATCATATGGGTAGTAGCTATCATACGGTTATATGAAGGGATGTTTACTAGTAATTTGGGTCTTCGGTCTTCCTAAAGTAGTTAAATATATACCTAATGTACCTTTGCGATGTTTTTTGGTTCAACTCTGATCTATTTGTGACCTTTTCTTGTATGTGGGAACTGGGAATAACTATATTATTCAAAACATACTATACTCTTAATAATGCCTATATTAGacttaattactttttaaaagAAGTACTCGGTAATTTATCACCACTTTTTCCCTCTCTACGTCTAGTTGGCGATTGGCTGAAACCGAAGTGCAGTCTTCGATTTAATGAGCCGATGAGGCGCCATCTTCAGTTAGGGTTTATTGGTAGGATTTTTAAAAAAGCGACCAGGTAAGTGAAGAGAGAGTTGGGGTCTTATATGTGtacgtgtgtatatatgtaatgtGTATGTttgtgtaaaataaaataaaaaataaattaacagtGTTGGCAGGGGTATGTCAATCGTAAGTGGTCTTAGCTAGCTACAAAAATTATCagaaatcttaaaaaaaaaaaaatgaaaggaaaaaataaaagtttgcaaACTAGCTAGCTGAGGTATTCTCATTCAATTATCTATATGTGAGATTTAACCGTGTGAGCTGAGGTATTCCAATCCAAGATGTTTCTTCaagtttatttttcttatttatgttCAGAACAtaattaatacgagtagttTAATAATCAAAGTTGGAATAAATCATCAGGTAGCTAGCAATACTTCTCCTGAAGAAGTGTTTCATTTTATTGTCTCTTTATCTTATTCTTAGATTTCTAATCATGATAGGAAGTTGATCTAATGTCTCTTGGCCCTTATGGGTGATGCGCCCTTCTTtctaattgtaattgtaattataattgTTTGTTTCATGTTGCCAAAGCATTGtattaataaacatatagtcgttaaaagataaataatataataaatttgtaaattgaatatatatgtttgactCGATCGGCTTCAATTGTTTGTGTGTTCGATGTGTATTCGAATGTCCGTAGTTGTATTTGGCATATGAATACCATGTAGATATTGCATTTAGTTTGCATCTTTATTAGCTTCACCTTGTTTATTTAGCACTGAATGAAAgttacttatactttttatgtaAAGTTCGACCGATACACTGCAATGGATAAACAGATAAACTCCGTACGTTTCCCTTGTAtttgtgtattttatatttctatatgtattaattattatatgtatgtgtatatcgCATGTATATAGTACTCGTaatatatgagtatatatatgagtatttgTCTATATGCATTTATACGTCCATACAAAAGTTAGTATGGGGAAGTATGGGCTTCTTCTTTAAAGACCAAAGATGTGAGAAGTACTTTTGGATATATTCTCCTctttttaacttattattaaactttctatatctatctattgtCCTGTTTTTGCTAAATCTTATTTCAAAGATACGTTTCGTATTTATAACAACAATATAtgttacacatacatatatgtttcagaAGGAAACAAAATATACTTGTCTTGGCGTCTTGCTATGTACATATCGGCTTTTTGTATATTCAGCAAAGAGATAACTTTTTGAAATTGCATGAATGGCATTAATGATCAGCTGTTGGCAAGATATCAAGTTGCAAATGCTTATTCATATATGTTGCAAACTCTTATACTTAACGGGGGGATAACTAAAAGTAACCCGAATGTTAAACCTAAAGTATCCGTAAAACTTAGATCATCAAGCTAGATCAAAATACAACTCATTAAGTCAATTTTTTTGTGAGAATTGATAAAGATATCACATATTTTGATTAATCTAGCACAATTGTGCATGAGATACTTGTATAGCATGTTAAAGAACTTTTAGATTAtggtaaatatatcaaaatatgtgGTATGTCTATGTAGTTCTCTAATTTTTATAGCTCAACTTTGCACGTAACGTCCTTTAAGTAAGAAGATTAAGTTGATAAGTAGATTAGAAGAAACGATAGGAAGTGGAGATGAAAACAGAAAGTATATCAGTTTAGGTTATAGATTATCTATTAATGGGTAAAATTTGACCAAATAGAAAGTAGGACGTACGAGAAAGTTCagattgaaaaatgaaaactgATATATGATAGATAATTAGATATAGGTGGTATTTTATTCGGCTTATGGCTACATATCTTTTATTCACTCATTATATATTAACCTATATCTTTGTAGTATATCGTAATcgtatatatgataatatacCTAGCTATTTGCAAAAgaaaaagatctttaaaaagaaaataatattgcAATCGACAAATAGTTGTGGTTGAAGTATCTTGCCAAAAAGATTTATAGAAAAGGAAACAAGTCATTTATGGTAGTGACATTGCAGGCTTGCAGCTAGGACTTGTTGGGATGACATGAATAGTTGAGGCATTTTGTTATTTCTCATGACCATTTTAGCTTTGGTTATGTGGTGTTCATATGGTATATCATGTGATAGACTTGTCAACTTTGTTGTGGGTGGTTTAAGTTTCACTGTTTGTAAgatttatat
Coding sequences within:
- the LOC122594167 gene encoding B-box zinc finger protein 20-like, with the protein product MKIQCDVCHKSEAVVYCTADEASLCNACDHRVHHANKLASKHPRFSLLNPSFKDSPRCDICQERRAFLFCKEDRAILCRECDIPIHTANEHTQKHTRFLLTGVKLSTSLSCYDNSSFQQTPCSSNSNCSIENDSTKGIGARNYQRGASISPNDSNCSMSGHDHEEGGRSISEYLMETPGWHLDEFLDDPYGFGL